In one window of Mus pahari chromosome 3, PAHARI_EIJ_v1.1, whole genome shotgun sequence DNA:
- the Nol4l gene encoding nucleolar protein 4-like isoform X3, producing MNDSAWMSADPHLASSLSPNQEERMRSPQNLHSQEDDDSSSESGSGNGSSTLNPSTSSSTQGDPAFPEMNGNGAAAPMDFTATAEDQPINLCEKLPPGTALGTPSYPSDGCGTDGLRSRVKYGVKSTPESPPYSSGSYDSIKTEVSGCPEDLTVGRAPAADDDDDDHDDHEDNDKMNDSEGMDPERLKAFNMFVRLFVDENLDRMVPISKQPKEKIQAIIESCSRQFPEFQERARKRIRTYLKSCRRMKKNGMEMTRPTPPHLTSAMAENILAAACESETRKAAKRMRLEIYQSSQEEPIALDKQHSRDSTAITHSTYSLPASAYSQDPVYVNGGLNYSYRGYGSLSSNLQPSASLQTGNHSNGPTDLSMKGGASTPTPPTPTPSSNNTSRTMPTAQLSPTEISAVRQLIAGYRESAAFLLRSADELENLILQQN from the exons ATGAATGACTCCGCATGGATGTCAGCTGACCCCCACCTGGCCTCCAGCCTGAGCCCCAACCAAGAGGAGAGGATGCGGAGCCCACAGAACCTCCATAGCCAGGAGGATG ATGACTCCTCCTCTGAGAGCGGCAGCGGCAATGGCTCGTCTACCCTGAACCCATCCACTTCGAGCAGCACACAGGGGGATCCCGCCTTCCCTGAGATGAATGGCAACGGAGCTGCAGCCCCCATGGACTTCACTGCCACTGCCGAGGACCAGCCCATTAACCTGTGTGAGAAGCTCCCGCCCGGCACAGCTCTGGGCACGCCTTCCTACCCCTCTGATGGCTGCGGCACTGACGGGCTGCGGAGCCGCGTCAAGTATGGGGTAAAGAGCACCCCCGAG TCGCCCCCATACAGCTCCGGGAGCTACGATTCCATCAAGACCGAAGTCAGTGGCTGTCCTGAGGACCTGACAGTGGGCAGGGCCCCTGCAGcagatgacgatgacgatgaccaTGATGACCATGAGGACAATGACAAGATGAATGATTCAGAGGGCATGGACCCCGAGCGGCTCAAGGCCTTCAAC ATGTTCGTGCGGCTCTTCGTGGATGAGAACCTGGACCGCATGGTGCCCATTTCCAAGCAGCCCAAGGAAAAGATCCAGGCCATCATTGAGTCCTGCAGCCGGCAATTCCCTGAGTTCCAGGAGCGGGCCCGCAAGCGCATCCGCACATACCTCAAGTCCTGCCGCCGCATGAAGAAGAACGGCATGGAGATG ACCAGACCTACTCCTCCGCACCTGACCTCAGCCATGGCAGAGAACATCCTAGCAGCTGCCTGTGAGAGTGAGACAagaaaggcagccaagaggaTGCGCCTGGAGATCTACCAATCCTCACAA GAAGAACCCATAGCCCTGGATAAGCAGCACTCTCGGGACTCTACAGCCATCACCCACTCCACCTACTCACTGCCAGCCTCTGCCTACTCCCAGGACCCCGTGTATGTCAATGGTGGCCTCAATTACAGCTACCGTGGCTATGGGTCCTTGAGCAGCAACCTGCAGCCCTCCGCTTCCCTCCAGACAGGAAATCACAGTAATG GGCCCACAGACCTCAGCATGAAAGGCGGGGCCTCTACCCCCACTCCTCCCACGCCTACCCCTTCCAGCAACAACACCAGCAGGACCATGCCCACAGCCCAGCTTAGCCCCACGGAGATCAGTGCTGTGCGGCAGCTCATCGCAGGCTATCGAGAGTCTGCAGCCTTCCTGCTGCGTTCTGCAGATGAACTGGAAAACCTCATTTTACAGCAGAACTGA